The Bacillus sp. Y1 genome includes the window CCACGAAGGGTGTCTGTCACCTGGTTTTGCACAGGTTTTGTGAAGGGTTGTGAATAACTATTGGTAGAGGGAGCCCTTTATATACATATTTAAGGTGAATTGTTAACATTATCCACAGGGATGTGGATAATGTTGTGCACAATTTTAATCTCTTCCTTAGAACTTTTGGTTCTGCCCGCTTTTTGCACGCTTATCTGCTGCTTTTGAACGAGCCATTGCTTCTAAGTCATCATGGTCCGCTAGGTCACGGCTAAATTCTACATCCAACCCGTCTGATTTCATATTTTTTGGTGTTTGTGGAAGTGTTTGTTTTTTACTCAATGCCATCTGCCCCTTTCATAGAAAAAAGTACGGAAATGTAACATATTCCCGTACTTTTATCATTTACCTTCCCGGACATTGTTATGAATGGAAAAAGTTTAATGTCTCGACTTTTTACCTGAGAAT containing:
- a CDS encoding YfhD family protein; the encoded protein is MALSKKQTLPQTPKNMKSDGLDVEFSRDLADHDDLEAMARSKAADKRAKSGQNQKF